The following are encoded together in the Nocardia sp. XZ_19_385 genome:
- a CDS encoding glycosyltransferase family 39 protein has protein sequence MAGNSAQRLVGGVCARTRTHAAKVVAGHRAVWDSGRMYWVAGAFAAVLAAFANRYGYHRDELYFLAAGRRLEWGYADQPPLTPLVARVLSAIDAESLVSLRVPAIAAATLVVLCTGWMARELGGGRAAQALASGAVASAAMVLGVGHMLSTAVFDLAAWALVVLLVLKVVNDADRRWWLVIGVVVGVGLQNKVLVIFPVLALTIALTLVGPRKVFSTRYFPASVGIAGLIWLPYLAWQGGNGWPQWELSRAIAGGSSGTSDSPIEFVVLQFGLMGPLLVPLWVFGLWRLWRAPRYRAFAVSYVLLFVVFLATGGKAYYLGGMYPILLAAAAVPVAEWLARSRIRWVAMGSVVAVNAVGSALLFLPVLPVSALNDSPVLAVNYDAGETVGWPEFVRQIGQVRSGLGPSIAILTANYGEAGAIERFGAAHNLPTPHSGHNAYWWWGPPSDTASEVITVGIDTDRLTQFFADCRPAGHIDNGLDIDNDEQGEPIHICRSPRAPWSDLWPQAKHLG, from the coding sequence GTGGCCGGCAATAGTGCGCAGCGCCTGGTCGGCGGGGTTTGCGCGCGGACCCGTACCCATGCCGCGAAGGTGGTCGCGGGCCACCGCGCGGTGTGGGACAGTGGCCGAATGTACTGGGTGGCAGGGGCTTTCGCCGCCGTACTGGCAGCGTTCGCGAACCGTTACGGCTATCACCGTGACGAGCTCTATTTTCTGGCCGCGGGGCGGCGACTGGAGTGGGGGTATGCGGATCAGCCGCCGCTGACGCCGTTGGTGGCTCGGGTGCTGTCCGCTATCGATGCGGAATCGCTTGTATCGCTCAGAGTTCCGGCTATTGCCGCGGCCACGCTGGTGGTGCTGTGCACGGGCTGGATGGCGCGAGAACTCGGCGGGGGACGGGCGGCGCAAGCGTTGGCCTCGGGGGCGGTAGCCAGCGCGGCGATGGTGCTGGGTGTTGGGCACATGCTGAGCACCGCGGTGTTCGATCTAGCTGCGTGGGCGCTGGTCGTTCTGCTGGTGCTGAAGGTGGTGAATGACGCCGACCGGCGCTGGTGGCTGGTGATCGGGGTGGTGGTGGGTGTCGGTTTGCAGAACAAGGTGCTGGTGATCTTCCCGGTGCTCGCCCTCACGATTGCGCTAACTTTGGTCGGTCCGCGGAAAGTGTTCTCCACCAGGTACTTTCCGGCCTCTGTTGGCATCGCCGGGCTGATCTGGCTGCCGTATCTGGCGTGGCAGGGCGGCAATGGGTGGCCGCAGTGGGAGTTGAGCCGCGCGATCGCGGGCGGGTCGTCGGGGACTTCGGATTCGCCGATCGAGTTCGTGGTCTTGCAGTTCGGTTTGATGGGGCCGTTGCTGGTGCCGCTGTGGGTGTTCGGGCTGTGGCGTTTGTGGCGGGCGCCCCGGTATCGCGCGTTCGCGGTGAGTTATGTGCTGTTGTTCGTGGTCTTCCTGGCGACCGGCGGGAAGGCGTACTACCTGGGCGGGATGTACCCGATCCTGCTGGCCGCCGCCGCGGTGCCGGTCGCGGAGTGGTTGGCGCGAAGCCGAATCCGTTGGGTCGCAATGGGTTCTGTCGTCGCGGTGAATGCCGTGGGTTCGGCGCTGTTGTTCCTGCCGGTGCTTCCGGTGTCGGCGTTGAACGATTCCCCGGTCCTCGCCGTCAACTACGACGCCGGAGAGACCGTCGGCTGGCCCGAATTCGTGCGGCAGATCGGCCAAGTCCGCAGTGGTCTCGGGCCCTCCATCGCCATCCTCACCGCGAACTACGGTGAGGCGGGCGCCATCGAACGCTTCGGTGCGGCCCACAACCTGCCGACGCCACACTCCGGTCACAATGCGTACTGGTGGTGGGGCCCACCGAGTGACACCGCATCCGAAGTGATCACCGTCGGTATCGACACCGACCGGCTCACCCAGTTCTTTGCCGACTGCCGGCCCGCAGGCCACATCGATAACGGCCTCGACATCGACAACGACGAGCAGGGTGAACCGATCCATATCTGCCGCAGCCCGCGTGCGCCATGGT
- a CDS encoding acyl-CoA dehydrogenase family protein, which yields MMMSTRDSATTRRQDTSAVGLSHPKRDWMGAAMRVMTTITGSELAEKYNLRKPIERVTYEGTKTGFRTLGAATRVFNKVAGGGAPKRLPENESKKKDLFDITPSEEQQMIVETVKEFAAEILRPAAYEADAAAKAPRDLLERAAELGITLINVPEELEGAASERGAVTNSIVAEALAHGDMGLALPILAPSGVAVALAQWGTDAQQKTYLPAFTGESVPQASVVISEPRALFDPFALQTKATRSPSGYRLSGVKSLVPAAADAELFLVAAELDGRPAIFIVESDAPGLVVEADPSMGLRAAGIGRLLLNNVAVGTDAILGDGDSKSRAEDYADAVRLARLGWASLAAGTGQAVLDYVIPYVNEREAFGEPISHRQAVAFMVANMAIELDGLRLVTLRGASRAEQGLSFGREAALARKLATDKGMQIGLDGVQLLGGHGFTKEHPVERWYRDLRAVGVAEGVVLI from the coding sequence GTGATGATGAGCACTCGAGACAGCGCAACGACGCGACGTCAAGACACGTCCGCAGTCGGCCTCAGCCACCCCAAGCGGGACTGGATGGGGGCGGCGATGCGGGTCATGACGACCATTACCGGGTCGGAGCTCGCCGAGAAGTACAACCTGCGCAAGCCGATCGAGCGAGTCACCTACGAGGGCACGAAGACCGGTTTCCGCACCCTGGGCGCCGCGACCCGCGTGTTCAACAAGGTCGCCGGCGGCGGCGCGCCGAAGCGGTTGCCGGAGAACGAGTCCAAGAAGAAGGACCTCTTCGACATCACTCCGTCCGAAGAGCAGCAGATGATCGTCGAGACGGTGAAGGAATTCGCCGCCGAGATCCTGCGCCCAGCCGCCTACGAAGCCGATGCCGCCGCCAAGGCCCCGCGTGACCTGCTGGAACGCGCCGCCGAGCTCGGCATCACCCTGATCAATGTGCCCGAGGAGCTCGAAGGCGCGGCCTCCGAGCGGGGCGCGGTCACCAACTCGATCGTCGCCGAGGCGCTCGCGCACGGCGATATGGGTCTGGCGCTGCCGATCCTGGCGCCCTCCGGTGTCGCGGTCGCGCTGGCACAGTGGGGCACCGACGCCCAGCAGAAGACCTACCTCCCGGCCTTCACCGGCGAGAGCGTGCCGCAGGCCTCGGTCGTGATCAGCGAGCCGCGCGCCCTGTTCGACCCGTTCGCGCTGCAGACCAAGGCCACCCGCTCGCCCAGCGGCTACCGTCTCAGCGGCGTGAAGTCCCTGGTCCCGGCCGCCGCGGACGCCGAACTATTCTTGGTCGCCGCCGAGCTCGACGGCCGCCCGGCGATCTTCATCGTCGAGTCGGACGCCCCCGGCCTGGTCGTGGAGGCCGACCCGAGCATGGGTCTGCGCGCCGCGGGCATCGGCCGTCTGCTCCTCAACAATGTCGCGGTCGGCACCGACGCCATCCTGGGCGACGGTGACTCGAAGTCCCGCGCCGAGGATTACGCCGACGCGGTGCGCCTGGCGCGCCTGGGCTGGGCCTCGCTCGCCGCGGGCACCGGCCAGGCCGTGCTCGACTACGTGATCCCTTACGTGAACGAGCGTGAGGCGTTCGGCGAACCGATCTCGCACCGGCAGGCGGTTGCCTTCATGGTCGCCAACATGGCCATCGAGCTCGACGGTCTCCGTCTCGTGACCCTGCGGGGTGCGTCACGCGCGGAGCAGGGCTTGTCGTTCGGTCGCGAGGCGGCGCTGGCCCGCAAGCTGGCCACGGACAAGGGCATGCAGATCGGCCTGGACGGCGTGCAGCTGCTCGGCGGTCACGGCTTCACCAAGGAACACCCGGTCGAGCGCTGGTACCGCGATCTGCGGGCCGTCGGCGTCGCCGAAGGTGTCGTGCTCATCTAA